The DNA segment aggagcacagcccagacctGAATCATGTTAGAAGAGCACAGCCCAGACCTGAATCATGTtagaggagcacagcccagacctGAATCATGTtagaggagcacagcccagaccAAACTCATGTtagaggagcacagcccagacctGAATCATGTTAGAAGAGCACAGCCCAGACCTGAATCATGTTAGAGAAGCACAGCCCAGACCTGAATCATGTtagaggagcacagcccagaccAAGCTCATGTtagaggagcacagcccagacctGAATCATGttagagcagcacagcccagacctGAATCATGttagagcagcacagcccagacctGTATCATGTtagaggagcacagcccagacctGAATCATGTtagaggagcacagcccagacctGAATCATGTtagaggagcacagcccagacctGAATCATGTtagaggagcacagcccagacctGAATCATGTtagaggagcacagcccagacctGTATCATGTtagaggagcacagcccagacctGAATCATGTtagaggagcacagcccagacctGAATCATGTtagaggagcacagcccagacctGAATCATGttagagcagcacagcccagaccaAACTCATGTtagaggagcacagcccagaccAAAATCACATTAGAGgtacaaaacccaaccccagccCCATCAGAGGTGCcaagcccaaaccaaaaccacatcaGAGgtacaaaacccaaccccagccCCATCAGAGGTGCCAAGCCCAAGCCAAGTCTGGGGTCAGGAAGGCCTGGTGCTGGCACAGTGCTTTAATGATGGTCAGTGCTAgccaacccctccccccccccccagtaacTACAACGTGGCAAAGTGcagggccatgggcagggggtTTGGGGCTTTCATCATGTGGGCAAAATGCCTGTTCCTAGAGGGCAAAAGGCTGGCACCTGTGGCACATGcccacagccagagctgccttgggctgctcctCCCAGGGAGCCTTTCCTGACTGTTGTgcttgcagaggagagcaaaaaCCCCTCCCAGGTTGCCACAGGAGCAGCGAAATGCTCACAGCTGACTTCTtgcctcctcccccccaccctgtgAAGGCTCCCCTGtggcatcctgccctgctgctgggcacagaagggctttgctgcagctggaTTGGCCCCAGAGTGaagtgggcaagaagggcagggCAAAGGTGTGGCAGGAGGAGATGGGGTGAGGGTTGCCAGCAACTTCTGGACATGAAGTTTGCAGCACTCATCTTCAGGCCTCTAAGCAGCtgaggtgggggtggaggtTGCCACCTCTGCCTgagtgcccagggcagccctcagggcCCCAGCAAGAGTCAATGGCTCAGCCCAAGGAGGTCCAGCAGCAGTCTTCATCTGAGCCCAAGTgcaaaggaggcagcagcagaggctggggaggtgcaaGTGGAGTGGCTCTGGGGTGTAGACGTCTGCAGGTGGCcaagcccagcagggtgggctcagggcagactccTCGGGGGGGGCCACGGTGAAATGCAGGCGAATGCTGCCCAGAGTCACTTCTGggcaccaggcagctctggaggagcCCTTGTGGGGGCAGCGGTGCCAGGGGGCTGGGACCACCCCAGCGCCCTGGGCAGTGGCAAACCAGAGCTGGCTCTTGAGcttctgccctgtgaggagctccTCTCATCCCCAGGGCTTTTATCCCCTGCTTGGCTTCCTGCTGGtccccccagcccagcacaggcttcagCCTATCTGCTTCAGGCCAAGCCACACCAGTGTCCCCCAGCAGAGCTTCAGACCACTTCCATGGGGTAGGCAGCGTTCGGCTGCCCTGCCCTCTGGTAGAGCAAGCCCTGCACCATctctcctgccacctcctctgttTTGAGGCCAAACTTCAGGTAGAGCCATGCCACAGCTACAGCACAGACCATCAGGGCACTTACCACGGCGGCTGCCACggccagctgggagctgggcaagaggctggcagcatggcttgggctggctgtgggCACCTGCGCCCTGGCACAGCCCGAGGAGGCCTGggcagtgcaggctgctgggtctgcagaggttctgccagcaggagcagctgcaggggagctggcagccctgctggcGTGGGCAGCAGCggctctgcctgtgccagctgtgccagccgtggggctgtgaggagaagctgaagcagtctctgctggcagcgctggggctctgcctgtgccagctgtgccagccgtggggctgtgaggagaagctgaagcagtctctgctggggctctggctgtgcccagctccacgCTGCCCGGGACGGAGAGCTCCGAGCCAGGGCTGCCAGCGGCGGTGCCTGGCGCCTCGGCTCTGGCACCGGGGGGCGCTGGGGGCTCGCTTGTGGGGAGCTCAGGGAGGGCTGAGCCTTCGGTGAGGGCCGGGGGGTCCGAATGGGAGCTGggacccccagcccctgcagcgtGCCCGGCAGCGCGGGCGGCAGTGCCCAGGGCGCTGGCAAAGCCGTGCggagcaggggtgggcaggctgcagggcatgcctgctgctgagggcgACCTCAAGGagtctctgcctgctcctggagcGACCTGAGAGCGGGCAGCAGCCTCCGGCGTGGCCGAGGCTGAGCCCGCGGGGAGCTGTGCGGGGGTGTCCCGGGGGGGCGTGCTGGGGGTCGAGGCGGCAGGAACGAGTGCGGTGCCCGAGCCCGGCCGGGGGGCAGGCTGCGTAGTGGCTCCGACAAGCTTCTGGACACCCCCAGGGTgttctgctgaggctgcagctctgtcCCGCTCCagccgctccagcacctcctgcacCCACTCCGCCTCCGGATCCGCGCAGAGCTCCGCCAGCCGCAGCGTCACCAGGCTGAAAGCACACAGCGGGCACCGCTGGGCAAAGCCTGCccgaggggcagggcaggagggcagcggcactggcacagcacccCCGGAGGCAGGCTCCGGAATGCAGGAGCCTCTGAGAGCTgcgggctggggagcagctggaggcagctcagagagggaggcagctcagagagggaggcagctcagagagggaggcagctcacagctggaggcagctcacagctggaggcagctcagagagggaggcagctcacagctggaggcagctcacagctgaaggcagctcacagctgaagGTAGCTCACAGCTGAAGGTAGCTCACAGCTGAAGGTAGCTcacagctgaaggcagctcacagctggaggcagctcagagatggaggcagctcacagctggaggcagctcagagagggaggcagctcacagctggaggcagctcacagctggaggcagctcagagagggaggcagctcacagctggagacagctcagagagggaggcagctctcagctgaaGGTAGCTCACAGCTGAAGGTAGCtcacagctggaggcagctcacagctggaggcagctcagagaggGAGGCGGCTcacagctgaaggcagctcagagagggaggcagctctcagctgaaGGTACCTCACAGCTGAAGGTAGCtcacagctggaggcagctcacagctggaggcagctcagagATGGAGGTAAC comes from the Pogoniulus pusillus isolate bPogPus1 chromosome 20, bPogPus1.pri, whole genome shotgun sequence genome and includes:
- the CX3CL1 gene encoding fractalkine isoform X2; this encodes MKAASLQVLLVVKLLCLVSLAGGQPKAAVRCSRECKSFTSKVEAKRIKSYHRTEASCKKQSIILVTLRLAELCADPEAEWVQEVLERLERDRAAASAEHPGGVQKLVGATTQPAPRPGSGTALVPAASTPSTPPRDTPAQLPAGSASATPEAAARSQVAPGAGRDSLRSPSAAGMPCSLPTPAPHGFASALGTAARAAGHAAGAGGPSSHSDPPALTEGSALPELPTSEPPAPPGARAEAPGTAAGSPGSELSVPGSVELGTARAPAETASASPHSPTAGTAGTGRAPALPAETASASPHSPTAGTAGTGRAAAAHASRAASSPAAAPAGRTSADPAACTAQASSGCARAQVPTASPSHAASLLPSSQLAVAAAVPTSNPWNAATGTRRGLSRTRRASTTPPGTATCQRL
- the CX3CL1 gene encoding fractalkine isoform X1 — encoded protein: MKAASLQVLLVVKLLCLVSLAGGQPKAAVRCSRECKSFTSKVEAKRIKSYHRTEASCKKQSIILVTLRLAELCADPEAEWVQEVLERLERDRAAASAEHPGGVQKLVGATTQPAPRPGSGTALVPAASTPSTPPRDTPAQLPAGSASATPEAAARSQVAPGAGRDSLRSPSAAGMPCSLPTPAPHGFASALGTAARAAGHAAGAGGPSSHSDPPALTEGSALPELPTSEPPAPPGARAEAPGTAAGSPGSELSVPGSVELGTARAPAETASASPHSPTAGTAGTGRAPALPAETASASPHSPTAGTAGTGRAAAAHASRAASSPAAAPAGRTSADPAACTAQASSGCARAQVPTASPSHAASLLPSSQLAVAAAVVSALMVCAVAVAWLYLKFGLKTEEVAGEMVQGLLYQRAGQPNAAYPMEVV